The Coregonus clupeaformis isolate EN_2021a chromosome 27, ASM2061545v1, whole genome shotgun sequence genomic sequence cgtggcaTAAAGGAACAAGAGACCATATTTGTATTTCAGTATGACATTTATTGAGCAAATGCTGCTGGGAAATCATTCATTATGAGTAAAGACATGGGATTGCAAACTGTAGCACCTCATTTATGTTCGGTATTTAAATTCAAGTCCATCCTATGCATACAATAATGTATGTGTGCGCATTTACAGATTTATTTTCAATTGCACTCGTTGGGTAAACATAATAGACACTGATACAAAGCATGTTTAAGGCTAGGAGTTTCTTCAAGGTTATTTATGCTTTAGTTGCTTCGGGTACTGTATGTTTATGATCATGAGTTCATTGCACCATCATCATTCTCTTTCttcactgtattgtattgtagtcGATTGTATTTTTTGGCTCAGTTGGTATCTTCACATAATAGGTAAGGCTACTCCTTTGTCTCTAaagtgcccccccccaaaaaaactcatTTGAATGAAGATACATTTCTATCACTCTCCCATCCATCCATACATACAGGTTAGAGAGGGGACTCCCTCCCTGAGCTAGCATGCAGACGCCCCCACCCGTGAGCCCTCCTGTGAACTGCCGAAAGAAAGAAAATTAATAATCTGTTCCTTTCCAAAGTTTTCCTGACCGCATCTGCAGAAAAGCTCATTTATCGCTTTCACTCAACATGCATTTTTTTAATTTGAGCTTTGTTACATCATATGGCTTCTCTCTTTGCTTTTATGTATGTTTGAGAGTGGTTATCTTTATTACATCGCTCTAGCTGTATGATTGCTTGTCGTCATGTCCTCCTCACTGTTCCTCCAGGGTGGATTGGTTGGAGAGTGGTCACTCGGTTTCGGTCACCACCTTGACAGACTGGGAAGAATGTTTCTCCATCTTCTTGCTGGACATCATCTTCTCCTGCATCACATCCTCAGACTCCTTCACAGTCTCGGTGACAGTGACTGATTTAGTGACATGCTTGGCTCCGTCCTCTCCAGTGGTGATGGTCTCCACCGTTTTGGTGATGACCACCTTCTGGTTGGGGTCATCTTTCTGGTTGGGGTCATCTTTGGTGGGGCTCTCGTCCACTCCATTTGAGATCACATCCGTCTCCTCTTTCTTCCCATCGTCCTTTTTGTCCTCTGGGGCACTCTTCTCCACATCTCCGCTCATAGCTGCATCTTTAttttctaccttctcttcctctgaatCACTCTTTTTGTCTACTTTCTCTTCTGCAGCCTTGGGGGCCTCTGACTTTGGAGCTTCTGGTTTGGGAGCATCATCCTTAGGGGACTCTGCTTTGGGGGATTCAGATTTGGGGGACCCTGCAGGTTTGGGGGATTCAGATTTGGGGGAACCAGCAGGTTTGGGTGATTCAAATGTGGGGGAACCAGCAGGCTTGGGTGATTCAGATTTGGGGGATCCAGCAGGTTTGGGAGTTTCAGATTTGGGGGAGCCGGGTTTTGGGGATTCAGATTTAGGGGAACCAGCTTTCGGGGATTCATGTTTGGGGGATCCAGCTTTTGGTGACTCAGACTTAGGGGACCCAGCCTTTGGGGATTCAGCTTTCAGGGAGTCTGGCTTGGAGACCTTTGGGGCCTCAGATTTCTGGACCTCAGCTTTTGGGGCCTCACTCTTGGGGGCATCTGTTTTGGGAGCCTCTGTCTTGGCTACAGCTGCCTCATCTGTTTTGTCCTCTTTCTCATCCTTGCCTTTCTTCTCATCTTTCTCATCCTTATCATCTCCATCTTTGGATCCTTTGTCACTACCTGCAACTTCATCTTTATCAccaccctcctcttctccctctccctctgctgtctcctcttctcctccgcttccctccttctctccagccTTCTCTTTGTCAGGAGAGGCCTTTGATTCTGGGGCTGTCTCCTCTACTTCCTCCTCGCCCTCTTCCGCTCCTTCTCCCTCAACACCACCTTCTGCATCATCTCCCTTCTCACCCTCATCCTTTCCTTCTTTCTCACCctcttcttctttctctccttcctcagcaccctctcctccatcttcatCTTCATCGCCATCCTTtttgtcctcctcttcctcctcagcagGGGCGCTGGAGCTCACTTGGGCTTCAGTGGAGGCTACAACCTCTTCTGAGTCACCCTCTACCTCTTCTCCATGTCCCTCtgcttcttctccttcctcttctcccttatcctctccttcctcctctctgtcatctgctgcctctgcctctgcctccagTGCGGCAGACAGCTCCTGGGCAATCTCTGCCAGGGCCACGTCAATCTCAGACTTCTCATCCTCAACCCTGATCTCCTCAATGATCTCCTCTACAAACTTGTGCTGGACCTTCAGTTTGGGAGGCCCAGACTTGGACTTCTTAGAGGAGGTTACAGCTTGGCGGTAAGGGAAAGTGCTAAAGTGGGTCTCTTCGCCTTCTAGGAGTTTCCTGCAAGAACAGTAGAAAATGAGATATAGTATAGTGTAGGCCTAATATAAAAGTTAGGGTCTATAtatagtgaacaaaaatataaacgcaacattaaacaatttcaaagattttactgagtaacagttcatataaggaaatcagtcaattgaaataaataaattaggtcctgatctatggatttcacttgactgggCAAGGGTGCAACCAACGGTGGGCCTGGGAGCGTAATGACCCACCCGCTTGGCAGCCAGGCCTACCCACTGGGgcgccaggcccagccaatcagaatgtgtttttccccacaaaagggcttcattacagacagaaatactcctcagcaccacaATAatgaacagggatgtaaacaaatgtatctacaacattttagagaaataagctttttgtgcatatggacaatttctgggaatttttatttcagctatgaaacatgggaccaacacatgttgcatttatatttttgttaagtgtaGAAATtagatgtttattttttattacacATGATGAAATACAATTGTTTTGTTCCTTAATGAGTACAAATCTTTTTTCGAGgtgttttttaattttatttttattttttatcaatgaTATGCCTAATTAGCACACTGTCGTTGCACTGTACCTGTATGCAGCAATCTCGATGTCAAGGGCCATCTTGACATTGAGCAGGTCCTGGTACTCGCGCAGATGACGCGCCATCTCCCACTTCGTGCCCTTGAGCTCATTATCCAgctggtggatggtctcctgcaGAAACCAAGACCAAGAGACATGAGCTGGTTAGGAGCTGTTATTACCTAGGCCTATGTGGTACTCTGAAATAATACTTGGTTATCTATTTTTGGTGCAGGGAGGACAGGTCTCCAAAAGGACCCAACCCTCTTAAAGTAATACtaaactatttaaaaaaaaatacaattttgtaTTTTGTTCCTGGTAATTAGGCTATATCACAAGGACATTTAAACGTGTGTACATTTACAACACATTAAAGCACTTTAAGATTGCATTACAATATCGTTGCTATAACAATTGAAAGTGTGAAGTCATCCTGTCTCCTtgtaaaagggaaaataaatggaTATGTTGGAGACCGTTCTGCGCCAGTGGTTAGGCTATTATTGTTCTGTGAAATAATTTATTCTGACGCAGTGTATACTGTTTCAAGGGCAGCCTCTTCACACTTGTTCAATAGTCCTCCTCGAAATCTGTTTGGGGTGAGGCAAGGACACAGCCAATGAACGCATCGACCCGCGTCTCTGACTCGGCAAAAAAAAAACGTTTGCTGCATTGTGTCTTCCCTTAAATAATCCTGACTTGCACCAATTGTCGCAGTTTATAAGAAGCCTAAAGCTTCAACAAGGACGGGAGATGTAAAAGCTGTGCCCATACCAGAAGATGTCAGCATTGTGCCATTTATCTAAAGCAaatacgcagacaacaccattgcGCAGAGTTTATAGCCCAGATAAAACACATATATCAATATTAACACAATAAAACCATTCAGTTAGTGTAAAATCAAGACAAATATAATATGTGTATGTTTCTTTCTCAAAGTAGGGAACTCTCCTTATAGGTAGACCTACATTTACAATAAGAATAAAAACCTCAAAGGTATGGTGATAATATCCTCACACGACTCTGTCACAATTTGATAGCCTATATGATAAACGAAAAACATCTGATTATATTATTTAGCCAACTCTCTCCACTACATTGCTTCTCTATTTACACAAAGAATACAACTTTACAGGCCACAGGTTTCTGTATGAAAACAATGCCAACAGCGGGTCTCATCATACCTGCAGGCTGGACAGGTCATTGTTGTGTCTGTCCTCGATGTCATTCAGCTGCCTCTCCAGTGACTCCCTGGTTCCACGGACGGACTCTAACTCCACGGTCTTGGACTGGAGCTGGCGGCGGTAGTCGGAAATCTCATCACGGGCGGACTTGATTGCATCTTTGTTTTGTTCTGCAGCATCAGTGAGCTTGGAATAGCGGCACATGAACCAGTTCTCCACCTGCTGCAGGTTCTGGTTGGAGTGGCCCTCGAGCTGGGTGCGGATCTCCCGGAGCGCCTTGGTGATGTCCGTCTTCTGGAAGTCTTTCCTCTCCATGGTCACCTGCGACGCCTGCACCTGGGAAAACAGCTCGCTCACCTCTTCCTCATGGTTGTTACGGATAAAGGCAATCTCATCCTGCAGTGACTGGACTTTCTTCTCCAACTCCGACTTCACTAACTCCGAGTCATTCATATCTTTTTTGAGCGCCCGGATGATGCCTTCCGTCTCATCCCTGATGCGAGCTTCCTCATCGAAGCGGTCCCTAATTCTCTGGATGTCCTCCTCGATGTGGTCCGTGTCGAGCTGGATCTGCGACTTATCGTGGTGGATCTGCTCCAGCATGGAGCGCAGCTCCTGGAGCTCCTGGTCATATAAATCGCCTAACTGGGACTGTGACACCTGCTTCTGCCGCAGCGCCTGGATCTCCTCCTCGATCTGGCTGTTCTGCTGCTCCAGATAGTGCACCTTGTCGATGTAACCGGCGAAACGGTCGTTGAGCCCCTGGAGCTGCTCTTTCTCGTTGGAGCGCTTGTAGTCTCCGTTCGTTTGACTGAAATCAACGCTGTCGGCGGAGCTGAGGAGTGTGGAGCTGTACGCTCTGGCTACCGGCAAATTGACGCTCCTCTTGTAGGGCTTGTTAGGGCTTGACCGGGACCAGGACTGAGAACGGAACCCGCTGGAGGGGGTTCCGGAGGAGCGGCCGTAGCTGGTCCTACTATCCATGCTTCTCCTGAATGGACTCCCTACCGTGTCCACCGGGTGGTAACTCATCCGGCCAGACCAGGGGGTGCGTGTGCAGATGGAAGGGAAGGTGTGCGAGGTGGAGGAgttgggtgagtgtgtgtgtgtgtgtgtgtgtgtgcaggtgcggGGTGGATGGCGCTCACAGCATTCTTAGCCTCACCGGCTGTCCTTTATATACGAAAGGCGCAATCGCTAAAAAGGCAAGTAGGAACTGTTTTTACTGGCTCATTGATCGAACCGAGGGGGAGGGCCATGTCTCAACCAACCCCTCCGAATTTGTTAGAGGTTCGGGGTGCCGCTCAAGAAACACCACGTGGTGTGTGAGGGTTTGTGGGTGGCGGTTTGAAAAGCAGAGGAATAATCACACATAGGGGAAAAAAGGAAAAGGGCGATTATCATTAGGATGTTTCCAGAACTGAAATCATTCATTCGAAACCATGCAGATGCTGAGTTATTCATTGGGATAGCCTGTGTTAATGTATTTATCAGTTGGCTCTTGTCACAGAGTGAATATAGAGTTTTCTCTCAATTTTGAAAATTAGAATGAGAAAGGAAATTATACATATATCTCTGCATTTGCTCATTCGAACAACCAAAGAGCAGCATTTCTATGCATGGAGATGTGACTTATGGAGGAGTTCAATATCCCATGTTAATTCTTATTTTCCCTATTGTTAGTCAGCAAAAACTGTTATAGCAGAAATGATCAATTTACCAATGCAATTCAGAGCGAGAACAATATCAGCACCACGGGCAGAGCCAGTCCGCCAGACGCTAGTCATTAGTTTAGTGCTagcagcaccatggacagcgactTAAAGCAGCAAAACACAATTCCCGTCTTTATAAGACCTTTGAAAAGTGTTCAAACATTTAATCTCAAATCGAAATAATTATAGAATGGTCGATCATAAAATAAATTGAATGAGTATTTAATCTTTGCACACTAACATGTGTAAAGCCAACCTAATTTGTTAGTATTGATGTTATGTGTTTGTGCTAAATCTTCAATATATGTGATCGATTACTATCAGAGGGATTACTATCAGTGACATACCGATGACGTATAAGCTGAGACCAACATCAGGGCATAAGGGTTCAACCAACAAGGCTACATCATGCATGATTAATCTGTGACCACTTAATAGTTTCAGGAAATTATGAAGCGTTCATCATAGATGGGGTTATTGACAGCTAttatagattacagttaccaTCAGTCTGTGCTTATATGCGAGTAATACCCCATTGAATAATAATGCCTAACCTAATATGTTATGGACTTGGACAAATTTGCCCTCTTGTGCTCTTTGAGACATTTCTAATCAAATCATTTCTGTGGTGACGAACATGCATCCAGAATGTACACTGTAAAAATCGAAAGTTTCCAAACACCATGATTGTGTAATGAAaccatgaaaagtagtgcacctaaactgagatctggtgtttggagggtgtttgactgtaataataataataatatgccatttagcagacgcttttatccagagcgacttacagtcatgcgtgcataaattttttgtgtatgggtggtcccgg encodes the following:
- the nefma gene encoding neurofilament, medium polypeptide a, with translation MSYHPVDTVGSPFRRSMDSRTSYGRSSGTPSSGFRSQSWSRSSPNKPYKRSVNLPVARAYSSTLLSSADSVDFSQTNGDYKRSNEKEQLQGLNDRFAGYIDKVHYLEQQNSQIEEEIQALRQKQVSQSQLGDLYDQELQELRSMLEQIHHDKSQIQLDTDHIEEDIQRIRDRFDEEARIRDETEGIIRALKKDMNDSELVKSELEKKVQSLQDEIAFIRNNHEEEVSELFSQVQASQVTMERKDFQKTDITKALREIRTQLEGHSNQNLQQVENWFMCRYSKLTDAAEQNKDAIKSARDEISDYRRQLQSKTVELESVRGTRESLERQLNDIEDRHNNDLSSLQETIHQLDNELKGTKWEMARHLREYQDLLNVKMALDIEIAAYRKLLEGEETHFSTFPYRQAVTSSKKSKSGPPKLKVQHKFVEEIIEEIRVEDEKSEIDVALAEIAQELSAALEAEAEAADDREEEGEDKGEEEGEEAEGHGEEVEGDSEEVVASTEAQVSSSAPAEEEEEDKKDGDEDEDGGEGAEEGEKEEEGEKEGKDEGEKGDDAEGGVEGEGAEEGEEEVEETAPESKASPDKEKAGEKEGSGGEEETAEGEGEEEGGDKDEVAGSDKGSKDGDDKDEKDEKKGKDEKEDKTDEAAVAKTEAPKTDAPKSEAPKAEVQKSEAPKVSKPDSLKAESPKAGSPKSESPKAGSPKHESPKAGSPKSESPKPGSPKSETPKPAGSPKSESPKPAGSPTFESPKPAGSPKSESPKPAGSPKSESPKAESPKDDAPKPEAPKSEAPKAAEEKVDKKSDSEEEKVENKDAAMSGDVEKSAPEDKKDDGKKEETDVISNGVDESPTKDDPNQKDDPNQKVVITKTVETITTGEDGAKHVTKSVTVTETVKESEDVMQEKMMSSKKMEKHSSQSVKVVTETE